Proteins from a single region of Chelonoidis abingdonii isolate Lonesome George chromosome 20, CheloAbing_2.0, whole genome shotgun sequence:
- the LOC116818749 gene encoding claudin-4-like: protein MTVMAVQMGGLALSVLGWLGTILTCALPMWKVTAFIGSNIIVAQVFWEGLWMNCVYESTGQMQCKVYDSLLDLSSDLQAARALVVVSIVVSFLALLIAIFGAECTRCVDDKGAKAKISITAGAVFILAGIGLLIPVSWSANTIISNFYNPMVPEALKRELGASLYVGWASSALLVFGGATLCCSCPPSQDAPYPMKYKAVKHSSLGSYALKNYV, encoded by the coding sequence ATGACGGTGATGGCTGTGCAGATGGGGGGCCTGGCCCTGTCggtgctgggctggctgggcacCATCCTGACCTGTGCGCTGCCCATGTGGAAGGTGACGGCATTCATTGGCTCCAACATCATCGTGGCCCAGGTGTTCTGGGAGGGGCTGTGGATGAACTGTGTGTACGAGAGCACAGGCCAAATGCAGTGCAAGGTCTACGACTCGCTGCTGGACCTCTCCTCAGACCTCCAGGCAGCCCGAGCCCTCGTTGTGGTCTCCATTGTGGTGTCCTTCCTTGCCCTCCTTATTGCCATCTTTGGGGCCGAGTGCACCAGGTGCGTCGATGACAAGGGAGCCAAGGCCAAGATCTCCATCACCGCTGGGGCTGTCTTCATTCTGGCCGGGATTGGGCTGCTCATCCCTGTTTCCTGGTCAGCCAACACCATCATCAGCAACTTCTATAACCCCATGGTTCCAGAGGCTTTAAAGAGGGAGCTGGGGGCTTCCCTCTATGTGGGCTGGGCCTCAAGTGCCCTCTTGGTGTTTGGGGGGGCcaccctgtgctgctcctgcccccccagccaagATGCGCCGTACCCCATGAAGTACAAAGCGGTGAAACACTCCAGCCTGGGGAGCTATGCCCTTAAGAACTATGTGTGA